In Mycolicibacterium mucogenicum DSM 44124, the following are encoded in one genomic region:
- a CDS encoding PAS and ANTAR domain-containing protein — MPDALADDADADNAPEHWEVAAVLAGGDSPKAGGFKFFVADQRWVWSEEVARMHGYSGQVEPTTELLLSHKHPDDRARVAEILERVRSGGLFSSRHRIIDTDGKTHWMVVVGDHLTDESGDVVGTQGYYVDVTDTMQADLTSEIKQVVKSRATIEQAKGILMAAYGIDADRAFDILTWRSQLTHVKVKTVAAQFLEAVMREGLSPESVSTIDRLLLPGDPVAS; from the coding sequence ATGCCTGATGCACTGGCCGATGACGCCGATGCCGACAACGCGCCCGAGCACTGGGAAGTCGCTGCAGTCCTGGCCGGCGGCGATTCGCCGAAAGCCGGGGGATTCAAGTTCTTCGTCGCCGATCAGCGGTGGGTCTGGTCCGAAGAGGTGGCGCGGATGCACGGCTACTCGGGGCAGGTGGAGCCCACGACCGAGTTGCTGCTGAGCCACAAGCACCCCGACGACCGGGCGAGGGTGGCCGAAATCCTCGAGCGGGTGCGGTCGGGCGGCCTGTTCAGCAGCCGGCACCGGATCATCGACACCGATGGCAAGACCCATTGGATGGTGGTGGTCGGTGACCACCTGACCGACGAATCGGGTGACGTGGTCGGGACGCAGGGCTACTACGTCGACGTCACCGACACCATGCAGGCCGACCTGACGTCGGAGATCAAGCAGGTCGTGAAATCCCGCGCCACCATCGAGCAGGCCAAGGGCATTTTGATGGCGGCCTACGGGATCGACGCCGACCGCGCGTTCGACATCCTCACGTGGCGCTCGCAACTGACGCACGTCAAAGTCAAAACCGTTGCGGCACAGTTTCTCGAAGCGGTCATGCGCGAGGGGCTGTCGCCCGAGAGTGTCAGCACGATCGACCGGCTGCTCCTGCCGGGCGACCCGGTCGCCAGCTGA
- a CDS encoding TetR/AcrR family transcriptional regulator — protein MAGPRERMIVSAALLIRERGAQSTAIADVLAHSGAPRGSAYHHFPGGRTQLLCEAIDFAGEYIARRIDKAGTALEALDVLVDGFRTQLTETEFRAGCPVVAVAVEADNPPVIERAAAAFTRWLGQLEEQLRADGVSAEQAAELAMLATTAIEGAVLVARTTGSTTPLDLVHRQLRALVSAAITQRKASS, from the coding sequence ATGGCTGGTCCTCGTGAACGCATGATTGTGTCTGCGGCACTGCTCATCCGCGAGCGGGGCGCACAGTCGACGGCCATCGCGGACGTGCTCGCCCACAGCGGGGCACCGCGCGGCTCGGCATACCACCACTTCCCCGGCGGTCGCACCCAACTACTCTGCGAGGCAATCGATTTCGCCGGCGAGTACATCGCCCGCCGGATCGACAAGGCCGGCACCGCGCTCGAGGCACTCGACGTGCTGGTCGACGGCTTCCGGACCCAACTCACCGAGACCGAATTCCGGGCCGGCTGCCCGGTGGTCGCGGTCGCCGTCGAGGCCGACAACCCGCCCGTCATCGAACGCGCCGCAGCCGCCTTCACCCGCTGGCTCGGCCAGCTCGAAGAGCAGCTGCGGGCCGACGGCGTGTCCGCCGAACAAGCCGCCGAATTGGCCATGCTCGCCACCACCGCCATCGAAGGCGCCGTGCTGGTGGCACGCACCACCGGCTCCACCACCCCCTTGGACCTCGTGCATCGGCAGCTGCGCGCCCTCGTGTCTGCCGCCATCACCCAACGGAAGGCGTCTTCATGA
- a CDS encoding molybdopterin-dependent oxidoreductase: MTETQAGWQSTACILCECNCGIVVQLDGRTLSKIRGDKAHPASQGYTCNKALRLDHYQNNRDRLTSPMRRRSDGTYEEIDWDTAISEIAEGFSRIRDEYGGDKIFYYGGGGQGNHLGGAYSGAFLKALGSRYRSNALAQEKTGEFWVDAQLYGGHTRGEFEHAEVSVFIGKNPWMSQSFPRARTVLQDIAKDPQRSMVVIDPVLTDTAKMADFHLRVRPGTDAWCLSALAAVLVQENLCDEAFLTEHVTGVEPVREALHAVDIDEFARRCGVDAELLRAAARRIAGAASVSVFEDLGVQQAPNSTLCSYLNKMLWILTGNFAKRGGQHLHSSFAPLFAAGGVGRSPVTGAPIIAGLLPSNVVPQEILTDHPDRFRAMIVESSNPAHSIADSNAVRDALGALELVVVIDVAMTETARLAHYVLPAASQFEKPEATFFNLEFPHNTFHLRHPLMTPLPGTLPEPEIWARLVRALGVVDDAELDPLRRAARDGLDAYLGAFFGAVGANPALGRVLPYVLYETLGPTLPEGLAGAAALWGLAQKTAMTYPDAVRRAGHPDGNALFTAILEGRSGVTFTEHEYADDWTLVTHPDRKFVLEIPEMLSELAALATDRPPLISDEYPIVLSAGERRAFTANDIIRDPGWRKRDADGALRVSVEDAAALGLVDGGRARITTAAGTAEAAVEVTDVMLPGHASLPNGFGVDFTEADGEKRVPGVAPNDLTSADWRDAFAGTPWHKHVPARIEALTA; the protein is encoded by the coding sequence ATGACCGAAACCCAGGCCGGCTGGCAGTCGACCGCCTGCATCCTGTGCGAATGCAACTGCGGCATCGTCGTCCAGCTCGACGGCCGCACCCTGTCGAAAATCCGTGGCGACAAGGCACATCCGGCCTCGCAGGGCTATACCTGCAATAAGGCACTGCGGCTGGATCACTACCAGAATAACCGCGACCGCCTCACCTCACCGATGCGCCGGCGCTCCGACGGCACCTACGAGGAAATCGACTGGGACACGGCGATTTCCGAGATCGCCGAGGGCTTTTCGCGGATCCGCGACGAGTACGGTGGCGACAAGATCTTCTACTACGGCGGCGGTGGCCAGGGTAACCACCTGGGCGGCGCCTACAGCGGTGCGTTCCTCAAGGCGCTCGGCAGCCGGTATCGGTCAAATGCGTTGGCGCAAGAGAAGACCGGCGAGTTCTGGGTCGACGCGCAGCTCTACGGCGGACATACCCGCGGTGAGTTCGAACACGCCGAGGTGTCGGTGTTCATCGGGAAGAACCCGTGGATGTCACAGAGCTTCCCGCGAGCCCGCACCGTGCTGCAGGACATCGCGAAAGACCCGCAGCGGTCGATGGTCGTCATCGATCCGGTACTCACCGACACCGCCAAGATGGCGGACTTCCACCTGCGGGTCCGCCCCGGGACGGACGCGTGGTGCCTGTCGGCCCTGGCCGCGGTTCTGGTCCAGGAGAACCTGTGCGACGAGGCGTTTCTCACCGAACATGTCACCGGCGTCGAACCGGTACGGGAGGCGCTGCACGCGGTGGACATCGACGAGTTCGCCCGGCGCTGCGGCGTCGACGCCGAGCTGTTGCGCGCGGCAGCACGCCGGATTGCCGGTGCGGCAAGCGTTTCGGTGTTCGAGGACCTCGGCGTTCAGCAGGCGCCCAACAGCACCTTGTGCTCGTACCTGAACAAGATGTTGTGGATCCTGACCGGCAACTTCGCCAAACGTGGTGGGCAGCATCTGCATTCGTCGTTCGCGCCACTGTTCGCCGCGGGCGGCGTCGGCCGCTCTCCGGTGACCGGCGCTCCCATCATCGCCGGGCTGCTGCCGTCCAACGTCGTGCCGCAGGAGATCCTGACCGACCATCCGGACCGCTTCCGCGCGATGATCGTCGAGAGCAGCAACCCCGCGCACTCCATCGCCGACTCGAATGCGGTGCGCGACGCGCTCGGCGCGCTGGAACTGGTCGTGGTCATCGACGTCGCGATGACCGAGACCGCCCGACTGGCCCACTACGTGCTGCCGGCGGCGAGCCAGTTCGAGAAACCCGAGGCCACGTTCTTCAATCTCGAATTCCCGCACAACACCTTTCATCTGCGCCACCCCCTGATGACGCCGCTGCCCGGCACCCTGCCCGAACCCGAGATCTGGGCGCGGCTGGTGCGCGCGCTCGGCGTCGTCGACGACGCGGAACTCGACCCGCTGCGCCGGGCCGCCCGTGACGGCCTCGACGCCTACCTCGGAGCGTTCTTCGGTGCGGTGGGCGCCAACCCGGCGCTGGGCCGCGTGCTGCCGTATGTGCTCTACGAGACCCTCGGCCCGACACTGCCGGAGGGCCTGGCCGGTGCGGCCGCACTGTGGGGGCTGGCGCAGAAGACCGCCATGACCTACCCGGATGCGGTCCGCCGAGCCGGCCACCCGGACGGCAACGCGCTGTTCACCGCGATCCTCGAAGGCCGGTCCGGGGTGACGTTCACGGAGCACGAGTACGCGGACGACTGGACGCTGGTGACGCACCCCGACCGCAAGTTCGTCCTCGAGATACCCGAGATGCTCTCCGAACTCGCGGCGCTCGCCACCGACCGGCCGCCGCTGATCTCCGACGAATACCCGATTGTGCTGTCGGCCGGTGAGCGCCGGGCGTTCACGGCCAACGACATCATCCGGGATCCGGGCTGGCGCAAGCGTGACGCCGACGGCGCGCTGCGGGTCAGCGTGGAGGACGCCGCGGCGCTGGGACTCGTCGACGGCGGACGGGCCCGCATCACGACGGCCGCCGGGACCGCGGAGGCCGCGGTGGAGGTCACCGACGTCATGCTGCCGGGCCACGCCTCGCTGCCCAACGGGTTCGGCGTGGACTTCACCGAGGCCGACGGCGAGAAGCGGGTGCCCGGCGTGGCGCCCAACGACCTCACCTCGGCGGACTGGCGCGATGCGTTCGCGGGTACCCCGTGGCACAAGCATGTGCCGGCCCGGATCGAGGCGCTGACGGCCTGA